In Streptomyces sp. DG2A-72, one genomic interval encodes:
- a CDS encoding BlaI/MecI/CopY family transcriptional regulator: MPRPLGELEDAVMTRVWKWNRPVTVREVLEDLQQERSIAYTTVMTVLDNLHQKGWVRREAEGRAYRYEAVSTRAAYAAALMNEAWSQSDNPAAALVAFFGMMSDEQRQALRDAIRVVGDPEESAEPTEEAGATDSAERDTGGENPGSAPEAGGR; encoded by the coding sequence GTGCCTCGCCCATTGGGAGAACTCGAAGACGCGGTCATGACGCGGGTGTGGAAGTGGAACCGCCCGGTGACCGTTCGAGAAGTCCTCGAAGATCTTCAGCAGGAACGGTCCATCGCCTACACCACGGTGATGACCGTTTTGGACAATCTCCATCAGAAGGGCTGGGTGCGCCGCGAGGCGGAAGGCCGGGCCTATCGATATGAGGCGGTCTCCACCCGGGCCGCCTACGCCGCCGCGCTGATGAACGAGGCCTGGTCGCAGAGTGACAACCCGGCCGCCGCTCTCGTCGCCTTCTTCGGGATGATGAGCGACGAACAGCGGCAGGCCCTGCGGGACGCCATCCGCGTCGTCGGAGACCCGGAAGAATCCGCCGAACCCACCGAAGAGGCCGGCGCCACCGATAGCGCCGAACGCGATACCGGCGGGGAGAACCCCGGCTCGGCGCCGGAGGCGGGCGGGCGATAG
- a CDS encoding amino-acid N-acetyltransferase: MSAERPEVTAKAITVRRARTRDVPAVRRLLDTYVRDRILLDKATVTLYEDIQEFWVAERDDNADVVGCGALHVMWEDLAEVRTLAVKPGLKGAGVGHQLLEKLLHTARWLGVRRVFCLTFEVDFFSKHGFVEIGETPVDTDVYAELLRSYDEGVAEFLGLERVKPNTLGNSRMLLHL, from the coding sequence ATGTCAGCAGAGCGTCCCGAAGTCACCGCAAAAGCCATCACTGTCCGCCGGGCCCGCACCCGCGATGTACCGGCGGTGCGTCGACTCCTCGACACCTACGTCCGCGACCGGATCCTGCTCGACAAAGCCACGGTGACCCTTTACGAGGACATCCAGGAGTTCTGGGTCGCGGAACGGGACGACAACGCCGACGTGGTCGGCTGCGGCGCGCTGCATGTGATGTGGGAAGACCTCGCCGAAGTGCGCACTCTCGCGGTGAAGCCCGGCCTGAAGGGTGCCGGTGTCGGGCATCAGTTGCTGGAGAAGTTGCTGCACACGGCGCGCTGGCTCGGCGTTCGGCGCGTATTCTGCCTGACCTTCGAAGTGGACTTCTTCAGCAAGCACGGCTTCGTCGAGATCGGCGAGACACCTGTTGACACCGACGTCTACGCGGAGCTGCTGCGTTCCTATGACGAGGGCGTCGCGGAGTTCCTCGGTCTCGAACGAGTGAAACCGAACACCTTGGGCAACAGCCGGATGCTTCTGCATCTGTGA
- a CDS encoding SCO3374 family protein yields the protein MVATGRSASPAISTVSTAVPFPRRPLDPSDQVRRWYENELGWATVPGIPVRLPLGLRFDVLDVPAEAGRSALRHLAPGSPVAVQGDRMRLLVAAGSREELPGLLDWLEWGTLALDLTATGEGGLMDAPVPPGWGSATGARPPSTGSAALRGAAVWLRPPEPGCEVEASLPTLSALGGGGDAPDLVRLLDTVATHCHRLRLRRACAQPLALS from the coding sequence ATGGTTGCCACCGGCCGCTCGGCTTCGCCCGCAATCTCCACGGTTTCCACAGCAGTCCCCTTCCCCCGGCGACCGCTCGATCCGAGCGATCAGGTCCGCCGGTGGTACGAGAACGAACTGGGATGGGCCACGGTGCCCGGGATTCCCGTACGACTTCCCCTGGGCCTGCGCTTCGACGTCCTGGACGTGCCGGCCGAGGCGGGCCGGTCCGCGCTGCGCCACCTGGCGCCGGGCTCCCCGGTGGCCGTACAGGGCGACCGGATGCGGCTGCTGGTGGCCGCGGGCAGCAGGGAGGAGCTGCCCGGGCTGCTGGACTGGCTGGAGTGGGGCACGCTGGCGCTCGACCTGACGGCTACCGGCGAGGGCGGCCTCATGGACGCACCCGTGCCTCCGGGATGGGGCTCCGCCACGGGAGCCCGGCCGCCGTCGACCGGGTCCGCAGCCCTCCGGGGGGCCGCCGTGTGGCTGCGACCCCCCGAGCCGGGATGCGAGGTCGAAGCCTCGCTGCCGACGCTGTCGGCTTTGGGGGGCGGTGGAGACGCCCCCGATCTCGTGCGACTTCTGGACACGGTGGCAACCCACTGCCACCGATTGCGGCTGCGGCGCGCTTGCGCTCAGCCATTGGCCTTGTCATAG
- a CDS encoding L-aspartate oxidase codes for MTSTGIRLHAPAPGWSISADVVVVGSGVAGLTAALRCEAAGLTTVVVTKARLDDGSTRWAQGGIAAALGEGDTPEQHQDDTLVAGVGLCDEQAVRILVTEGPDAVRRLIETGAHFDESSEGELELTREGGHHRRRIAHAGGDATGAEISRALVEAVRARGLRTIENALVLDLLTDADGRTAGVSLHVMGEGQHDGVGAVHAPAVVLATGGMGQVFSATTNPSVSTGDGVALALRAGAEVSDLEFVQFHPTVLFLGPDAEGQQPLVSEAVRGEGAHLVDAGGVRFMTGQHELAELAPRDIVAKGIMRRMQEQDAEHMFLDARHFGADMWEHRFPTILAACRAHGIDPVHEPIPIAPAAHYASGGVRTDSHGRTTVPGLYACGEVACTGVHGANRLASNSLLEGLVYAERIAEDIAASHAENGLHARVPHPVPYPEVPEHPLLEPETRFAIQRIMTEGAGVLRSADSLAKAAEQLQQLHADARGALHENGKTAEPGVDTWEATNLLCVARVLVAAARQREETRGCHWREDYAERDDTAWRRHIVVRLNPDRTLAVHPTDTADFPPTRQHHPAQRPQEQ; via the coding sequence GTGACCAGTACCGGCATACGACTGCACGCCCCCGCCCCCGGCTGGTCCATCTCCGCGGACGTCGTGGTCGTCGGATCCGGCGTCGCCGGCCTCACCGCGGCCCTGCGCTGCGAGGCCGCCGGCCTCACGACGGTCGTCGTCACCAAGGCCCGCCTCGACGACGGCTCCACCCGCTGGGCGCAGGGCGGCATCGCCGCGGCCCTGGGCGAGGGCGACACCCCCGAGCAGCACCAGGACGACACGCTCGTCGCGGGCGTGGGCCTGTGCGACGAGCAGGCCGTACGGATCCTCGTCACCGAGGGCCCGGACGCCGTACGGCGGCTCATCGAGACGGGCGCCCACTTCGACGAGTCCTCCGAGGGAGAGCTGGAACTCACCCGCGAGGGCGGCCACCACCGCCGCCGTATCGCGCACGCGGGAGGCGACGCGACCGGCGCGGAGATCTCCCGGGCGCTGGTCGAGGCGGTACGCGCGCGTGGGCTTCGTACGATCGAGAACGCGCTCGTGCTCGACCTGCTGACGGACGCCGACGGCCGTACGGCCGGTGTCTCGCTGCATGTCATGGGCGAGGGCCAGCACGACGGCGTGGGGGCCGTGCATGCCCCCGCGGTCGTCCTCGCGACCGGCGGCATGGGACAGGTCTTCTCGGCGACGACGAACCCGTCCGTGTCGACCGGCGACGGCGTGGCGCTCGCCCTGCGCGCGGGCGCGGAGGTCTCCGACCTCGAATTCGTGCAGTTCCACCCCACCGTGCTGTTCCTCGGCCCGGACGCGGAGGGCCAGCAGCCCCTCGTCTCCGAGGCGGTACGCGGTGAGGGCGCCCACCTGGTCGACGCCGGCGGCGTGCGGTTCATGACCGGACAGCACGAGCTGGCCGAACTGGCGCCCCGGGACATCGTCGCCAAGGGCATCATGCGCCGCATGCAGGAGCAGGACGCCGAGCACATGTTCCTAGACGCCCGGCACTTCGGCGCCGACATGTGGGAGCACCGCTTCCCGACGATCCTCGCCGCCTGCCGCGCCCACGGCATCGACCCCGTCCACGAGCCCATCCCGATCGCCCCGGCCGCCCACTACGCCTCCGGCGGCGTCCGCACGGACTCCCACGGCCGTACGACCGTCCCCGGGCTGTACGCGTGCGGCGAGGTCGCCTGCACCGGCGTGCACGGCGCGAACCGGCTCGCGTCCAACTCCCTCCTGGAGGGCCTGGTCTACGCCGAGCGCATCGCCGAGGACATCGCGGCGAGCCACGCCGAGAACGGCCTCCACGCGCGCGTGCCCCACCCGGTGCCGTACCCCGAGGTACCCGAGCACCCCCTGCTGGAGCCCGAGACCCGGTTCGCGATCCAGCGGATCATGACCGAGGGCGCGGGCGTCCTGCGCTCCGCCGACTCCCTCGCCAAGGCCGCCGAACAGCTCCAGCAGCTGCACGCCGACGCCCGTGGCGCCCTCCACGAGAACGGCAAGACGGCCGAGCCCGGCGTCGACACCTGGGAGGCCACCAACCTCCTGTGCGTGGCCCGCGTCCTGGTCGCCGCCGCCCGGCAGCGCGAGGAGACCCGTGGCTGCCACTGGCGCGAGGACTACGCCGAGCGCGACGACACAGCATGGCGGCGCCACATCGTCGTACGGCTGAATCCGGACCGCACACTCGCCGTACACCCCACCGATACCGCAGACTTCCCCCCGACCCGGCAGCACCATCCGGCGCAGCGTCCCCAGGAGCAGTGA
- a CDS encoding Lsr2 family protein translates to MAQKVQVLLVDDLDGGEADETVTFALDGKTYEIDLTTANADKLRGLLEPYVKGGRRTGGRASGGRGKARAASGGSQDTAQIRAWAKENGYEVNDRGRVPATIREAYEKANA, encoded by the coding sequence GTGGCACAGAAGGTTCAGGTCCTTCTTGTCGACGACCTCGACGGCGGCGAGGCGGACGAGACCGTGACGTTCGCGCTGGACGGCAAGACGTACGAGATCGATCTCACGACCGCCAATGCGGACAAGCTGCGCGGCCTTCTCGAGCCTTACGTGAAGGGTGGTCGGCGTACCGGGGGCCGTGCTTCGGGTGGACGCGGAAAGGCGCGTGCCGCTTCGGGTGGCAGCCAGGACACCGCGCAGATCCGTGCCTGGGCGAAGGAGAACGGTTACGAGGTCAACGACCGCGGCCGTGTTCCCGCGACCATTCGCGAGGCATACGAGAAGGCGAACGCCTGA
- the panC gene encoding pantoate--beta-alanine ligase — translation MTTALLRTSGELHARAREGRRAVVMTMGALHEGHATLIRTAREIAGPDGEVVVTVFVNPLQFGKGEDLDRYPRTLEADLKLAEQSGADAVFAPSVDEVYPGGEPQVRISAGPMGERLEGASRPGHFDGMLTVVAKLLHLTRPDIALYGQKDAQQLALIRRMVRDLNFGVEIVGVPTVREDDGLALSSRNRYLSPQERRTALALSQALFAGLDRHAAQEALRARAREVPATRARAEALSAIGESRAAADAHAVAKAVPGGPSAVRAAARLVLDEAARLNPPLQLDYLALVAPSDFTEVADDFTGEAVLAVAARVGTTRLIDNIPLTFGTFGAAS, via the coding sequence ATGACCACCGCCCTGCTGCGCACCTCCGGCGAGCTGCACGCACGCGCGCGTGAAGGCCGTCGCGCGGTCGTGATGACCATGGGCGCCCTGCACGAGGGCCACGCCACCCTGATCCGCACCGCGCGCGAGATCGCCGGCCCGGACGGCGAGGTCGTCGTCACCGTCTTCGTCAACCCGCTGCAGTTCGGCAAGGGCGAGGACCTCGACCGCTACCCGCGCACCCTGGAGGCCGACCTCAAGCTCGCCGAACAGTCTGGCGCGGACGCCGTGTTCGCCCCGTCCGTGGACGAGGTCTACCCGGGCGGCGAACCCCAGGTCCGCATCAGCGCCGGCCCCATGGGCGAACGCCTGGAGGGCGCCTCCCGCCCCGGCCACTTCGACGGCATGCTCACCGTCGTCGCCAAGCTGCTGCACCTCACCCGCCCCGACATCGCCCTGTACGGCCAGAAGGACGCCCAGCAACTCGCCCTGATCCGCCGGATGGTGCGGGACCTGAACTTCGGCGTCGAGATCGTCGGCGTACCGACCGTGCGCGAGGACGACGGGCTGGCCCTGTCCAGCCGCAACCGCTATCTGTCGCCCCAGGAACGGCGCACGGCCCTCGCGCTGTCCCAGGCGCTGTTCGCGGGTCTCGACCGGCATGCGGCGCAGGAGGCGCTGCGCGCGCGGGCTCGCGAAGTGCCCGCCACGCGCGCGCGTGCCGAGGCGCTCAGCGCCATAGGGGAGTCCCGCGCGGCGGCCGACGCGCACGCGGTCGCCAAGGCCGTGCCGGGTGGCCCGTCGGCCGTCCGTGCCGCCGCCCGCCTGGTCCTCGACGAGGCGGCCCGCCTCAACCCGCCGCTCCAACTGGACTATCTGGCCCTGGTCGCCCCGTCCGACTTCACCGAGGTCGCGGACGACTTCACCGGGGAGGCCGTCCTCGCTGTCGCCGCCCGGGTCGGGACGACCCGGCTGATCGACAACATCCCCCTCACGTTCGGAACCTTCGGAGCCGCCTCGTGA
- the nadC gene encoding carboxylating nicotinate-nucleotide diphosphorylase, which yields MDTPDLPLAQDDGCGDGCACGADTGDEYLECGLDPALAELLAEAGLDPVEVEDIANVAIQEDLDHGVDVTTVATIPEDAVATADFTAREAGVVAGLRVAEAVLSVVCEEEFAVERHVDDGNRVEAGQKLLSVTTRTRDLLTAERSALNLLCRLSGIATATRAWADVLEGTKAKVRDTRKTTPGLRSLEKYAVRCGGGVNHRMSLSDAALVKDNHVVAAGGVAQAFKAVREAFPDVPIEVEVDTLNQLRDVVDAGADLILLDNFTPGECEEAVALVHGRAALEASGRLTLENAKAYADTGVDYLAVGALTHSSPILDIGLDLREAE from the coding sequence GTGGATACCCCCGACCTTCCCCTCGCACAGGACGACGGCTGCGGCGACGGCTGCGCCTGCGGTGCGGACACCGGCGACGAGTACCTGGAGTGCGGGCTCGATCCCGCGCTCGCCGAGCTCCTGGCCGAGGCCGGACTCGACCCCGTGGAGGTCGAGGACATCGCGAACGTGGCCATCCAGGAGGACCTCGACCACGGGGTCGACGTGACGACGGTCGCGACCATCCCCGAGGACGCCGTCGCCACCGCCGACTTCACCGCGCGCGAGGCGGGCGTCGTGGCGGGCCTCCGGGTCGCCGAAGCGGTGCTCTCCGTGGTCTGCGAGGAGGAGTTCGCCGTAGAGCGGCATGTGGACGACGGCAACCGGGTGGAGGCCGGGCAGAAGCTCCTGTCGGTCACCACGCGCACGCGTGACCTGCTGACGGCCGAGCGCAGCGCGCTGAACCTCCTGTGCCGCCTGTCGGGCATCGCGACCGCCACGCGCGCGTGGGCGGACGTTCTGGAGGGCACGAAGGCGAAGGTCCGCGACACCCGGAAGACGACGCCGGGGCTCCGGTCGCTGGAGAAGTACGCGGTGCGCTGCGGCGGCGGCGTGAACCACCGGATGTCGCTGTCCGACGCGGCCCTGGTCAAGGACAACCACGTGGTCGCCGCGGGCGGCGTCGCGCAGGCCTTCAAGGCTGTACGGGAGGCCTTCCCCGACGTACCGATCGAGGTCGAGGTCGACACCCTGAACCAGCTGCGCGACGTCGTGGACGCCGGCGCCGACCTGATCCTTCTGGACAACTTCACGCCGGGCGAGTGCGAGGAGGCGGTGGCCCTCGTGCACGGCCGGGCCGCCCTGGAGGCCTCCGGGCGCCTCACCCTGGAGAACGCGAAGGCGTACGCGGACACCGGCGTGGACTACCTCGCCGTCGGCGCCCTGACCCACTCCTCGCCGATCCTGGACATCGGCCTCGACCTCCGTGAGGCGGAGTAA
- a CDS encoding ATP-dependent Clp protease ATP-binding subunit, translating into MFERFTDRARRVVVLAQEEARMLNHNYIGTEHILLGLIHEGEGVAAKALESLGISLEAVRQQVEEIIGQGQQAPSGHIPFTPRAKKVLELSLREALQLGHNYIGTEHILLGLIREGEGVAAQVLVKLGADLNRVRQQVIQLLSGYQGKETATAGGPAEGTPSTSLVLDQFGRNLTQAARESKLDPVIGREKEIERVMQVLSRRTKNNPVLIGEPGVGKTAVVEGLAQAIVKGEVPETLKDKHLYTLDLGALVAGSRYRGDFEERLKKVLKEIRTRGDIILFIDELHTLVGAGAAEGAIDAASILKPMLARGELQTIGATTLDEYRKHLEKDAALERRFQPIQVAEPSLPHTIEILKGLRDRYEAHHRVSITDEALVQAATLADRYISDRFLPDKAIDLIDEAGSRMRIRRMTAPPDLREFDEKIAGVRRDKESAIDSQDFEKAASLRDKEKQLLAAKAKREKEWKAGDMDVVAEVDGELIAEVLATATGIPVFKLTEEESSRLLRMEEELHKRVIGQTDAVKALSKAIRRTRAGLKDPKRPGGSFIFAGPSGVGKTELSKALAEFLFGDEDALISLDMSEFSEKHTVSRLFGSPPGYVGYEEGGQLTEKVRRKPFSVVLFDEVEKAHPDIFNSLLQILEDGRLTDSQGRVVDFKNTVIIMTTNLGTRDISKGFNLGFAASGDKKTNYERMKNKVSDELKQHFRPEFLNRVDDVVVFPQLTQDDILAIVDLMISKVDERLKDRDMGIELAQSAKELLAKKGYDPVMGARPLRRTIQREIEDSLSEKILFGELRPGHIVVVDTEGEGEAKTFTFRGEEKSALPDVPPIEQAAGGAGPNLSKEA; encoded by the coding sequence ATGTTCGAGAGGTTCACCGACCGCGCGCGGCGGGTTGTCGTCCTGGCTCAGGAAGAAGCCCGGATGCTCAACCACAACTACATCGGCACCGAGCACATCCTCCTGGGCCTGATCCACGAGGGTGAGGGTGTCGCCGCAAAGGCCCTGGAGAGCCTCGGCATTTCGCTTGAGGCGGTCCGTCAGCAGGTGGAGGAGATCATCGGTCAGGGCCAGCAGGCCCCGTCCGGCCACATCCCCTTCACTCCCCGTGCCAAGAAGGTCCTGGAGCTGTCGCTCCGCGAGGCCCTTCAGCTGGGCCACAACTACATCGGCACGGAGCACATCCTGCTCGGCCTGATCCGCGAGGGCGAGGGCGTCGCCGCCCAGGTCCTGGTCAAGCTGGGCGCTGATCTCAACCGAGTGCGGCAGCAGGTGATCCAGCTGCTCTCCGGTTACCAGGGCAAGGAGACCGCCACCGCCGGCGGGCCTGCCGAGGGCACCCCCTCGACGTCCCTGGTGCTCGACCAGTTCGGCCGGAACCTCACCCAGGCCGCTCGTGAGTCCAAGCTCGACCCGGTCATCGGGCGCGAGAAGGAGATCGAGCGGGTCATGCAGGTGCTGTCCCGCCGTACCAAGAACAACCCGGTCCTGATCGGTGAGCCCGGCGTCGGCAAGACGGCCGTCGTCGAGGGCCTCGCCCAGGCCATCGTCAAGGGCGAGGTGCCCGAGACCCTCAAGGACAAGCACCTCTACACCCTGGACCTCGGCGCGCTGGTCGCCGGCTCCCGCTACCGCGGTGACTTCGAGGAGCGCCTGAAGAAGGTGCTCAAGGAGATCCGCACCCGCGGCGACATCATCCTGTTCATCGACGAGCTGCACACGCTGGTCGGTGCGGGTGCCGCCGAGGGCGCCATCGACGCGGCTTCCATCCTGAAGCCGATGCTGGCCCGTGGTGAGCTGCAGACCATCGGCGCGACCACGCTGGACGAGTACCGCAAGCACCTGGAGAAGGACGCGGCCCTGGAGCGCCGCTTCCAGCCCATCCAGGTCGCCGAGCCGTCCCTCCCGCACACGATCGAGATCCTCAAGGGTCTGCGCGACCGGTACGAGGCGCACCACCGCGTCTCGATCACCGACGAGGCGCTGGTGCAGGCCGCCACCCTGGCCGACCGGTACATCTCGGACCGCTTCCTGCCGGACAAGGCGATCGACCTGATCGACGAGGCCGGTTCCCGGATGCGCATCCGCCGGATGACCGCGCCGCCGGACCTGCGCGAGTTCGACGAGAAGATCGCCGGTGTCCGCCGCGACAAGGAGTCCGCGATCGACTCGCAGGACTTCGAGAAGGCCGCCTCCCTCCGCGACAAGGAGAAGCAGCTCCTGGCCGCCAAGGCCAAGCGGGAGAAGGAGTGGAAGGCCGGCGACATGGACGTCGTCGCCGAGGTCGACGGCGAGCTGATCGCCGAGGTCCTCGCGACCGCCACCGGCATCCCGGTCTTCAAGCTGACCGAGGAGGAGTCCAGCCGCCTGCTCCGCATGGAGGAGGAGCTGCACAAGCGGGTCATCGGCCAGACCGACGCCGTCAAGGCGCTGTCGAAGGCGATCCGCCGTACGCGTGCCGGTCTGAAGGACCCGAAGCGCCCGGGTGGTTCGTTCATCTTCGCGGGTCCGTCCGGTGTCGGTAAGACGGAGCTGTCCAAGGCCCTGGCCGAGTTCCTCTTCGGTGACGAGGACGCGCTGATCTCCCTCGACATGTCGGAGTTCAGCGAGAAGCACACGGTGTCGCGTCTCTTCGGCTCGCCCCCCGGATACGTGGGCTACGAAGAGGGCGGCCAGCTGACCGAGAAGGTCCGCCGCAAGCCGTTCTCGGTGGTCCTCTTCGACGAGGTCGAAAAGGCTCACCCGGACATCTTCAACTCGCTGCTGCAGATCCTGGAGGACGGTCGCCTGACCGACTCCCAGGGCCGGGTCGTGGACTTCAAGAACACGGTCATCATCATGACGACCAACCTCGGCACCCGGGACATCTCCAAGGGCTTCAACCTGGGCTTCGCGGCCTCGGGCGACAAGAAGACCAACTACGAGCGCATGAAGAACAAGGTCTCGGACGAGCTCAAGCAGCACTTCCGGCCCGAGTTCCTCAACCGCGTCGACGACGTGGTCGTCTTCCCGCAGCTGACCCAGGACGACATCCTCGCGATCGTCGACCTGATGATCAGCAAGGTGGACGAGCGCCTCAAGGACCGGGACATGGGCATCGAGCTTGCCCAGTCCGCCAAGGAGTTGCTCGCGAAGAAGGGTTACGACCCCGTGATGGGTGCCCGGCCGCTGCGCCGGACGATCCAGCGCGAGATCGAGGACTCCCTCTCCGAGAAGATCCTCTTCGGCGAGCTGCGCCCCGGCCACATCGTGGTCGTGGACACGGAGGGCGAGGGCGAGGCCAAGACCTTCACCTTCAGGGGTGAGGAGAAGTCGGCGCTGCCGGACGTTCCGCCGATCGAGCAGGCGGCCGGTGGGGCCGGGCCGAATCTGAGCAAGGAAGCGTAA
- a CDS encoding type III pantothenate kinase, whose protein sequence is MLLTIDVGNTHTVLGLFDGEDIVEHWRISTDARRTADELAVLLQGLMGMHPLLGDELGDGIDGIAICATVPSVLHELREVTRRYYGDVPAVLVEPGVKTGVPILTDNPKEVGADRIINAVAAVELYGGPAIVVDFGTATTFDAVSARGEYIGGVIAPGIEISVEALGVKGAQLRKIEVARPRSVIGKNTVEAMQSGIVYGFAGQVDGVVNRMARELAEDPDDVTVIATGGLAPMVLGESSVIDEHEPWLTLIGLRLVYERNVSRM, encoded by the coding sequence ATGCTCCTCACGATCGACGTCGGCAACACGCACACCGTCCTCGGCCTGTTCGACGGCGAGGACATCGTCGAGCACTGGCGGATCTCCACGGACGCACGCCGTACGGCCGACGAGCTGGCGGTACTGCTGCAGGGCCTCATGGGCATGCATCCGCTCCTCGGAGACGAGCTGGGCGACGGCATCGACGGGATCGCGATCTGCGCGACCGTGCCGAGTGTGCTGCACGAGCTGCGTGAGGTGACGCGGCGGTACTACGGCGATGTGCCGGCCGTACTGGTCGAGCCGGGCGTCAAGACGGGCGTGCCGATCCTCACCGACAACCCCAAGGAGGTCGGCGCGGACCGGATCATCAACGCCGTGGCGGCGGTCGAGCTGTACGGCGGGCCCGCGATCGTCGTGGACTTCGGTACGGCGACGACGTTCGACGCGGTCAGCGCGCGCGGGGAGTACATCGGCGGGGTCATCGCGCCCGGTATCGAGATCTCCGTCGAGGCGCTCGGTGTCAAGGGCGCGCAGTTGCGGAAGATCGAGGTGGCGCGGCCGCGGAGCGTGATCGGCAAGAACACGGTCGAGGCGATGCAGTCGGGGATCGTGTACGGGTTCGCCGGGCAGGTGGACGGTGTGGTGAACCGGATGGCGCGGGAGTTGGCCGAGGATCCGGATGATGTGACCGTGATCGCTACGGGTGGGCTGGCGCCGATGGTGCTGGGTGAGTCCTCGGTGATCGATGAGCATGAGCCCTGGCTGACGTTGATCGGGCTGCGGCTGGTCTACGAGCGGAACGTCTCGCGCATGTGA